One Pullulanibacillus sp. KACC 23026 DNA segment encodes these proteins:
- a CDS encoding LysM peptidoglycan-binding domain-containing protein, whose translation MPKLNGIDCSTRLNASSISKLKSEGIKYIGRYLGDSWKSIDREEAKTIIDEGLSIVSIWETNPTYADYFTKAKGISDAQNAYSFAQSLGQPTGSAIFFAVDFDAQGDALTAISEYFSGVKVGLKGSYKIGVYGSYTVLNHLYSEKACDFYWQTTSWSRGQQAKFISILQYSQDRTLAGVSVDYNEVLDGKGAWRKTPASSGSGTRSSSSTAQPSKESTKEPSKKSSKATPTTYVVKQGDTLNAIAAKFGTTVQKLVKLNGIENPDLIYVGQKIKLKATKTSSSKAGSSEPSYYTVKKGDTLSKIAAEFHTTIKELMALNSIQNPDYIQAGQKLKLPGSKANTDSPKYYTVEKGDTLSGIAATYHTTIQQLMSWNHLQDPDLIKVGERLRVK comes from the coding sequence GTGCCGAAATTAAATGGAATTGATTGTTCGACACGTTTAAATGCCTCATCAATCTCAAAGTTAAAATCAGAAGGGATTAAATATATAGGGCGTTACCTTGGAGACAGTTGGAAGTCTATAGATCGAGAGGAAGCTAAAACTATAATTGACGAAGGACTCAGCATTGTGAGTATATGGGAGACCAACCCCACTTATGCGGATTATTTTACGAAAGCAAAGGGTATATCAGATGCTCAGAATGCTTATTCTTTTGCCCAATCATTAGGTCAACCGACGGGGAGTGCGATTTTTTTCGCGGTTGATTTTGATGCACAAGGTGATGCATTAACGGCGATTTCTGAGTACTTCTCTGGAGTCAAAGTAGGGCTTAAAGGTTCTTATAAGATAGGGGTTTACGGTTCCTATACGGTGTTGAATCATCTGTATAGCGAGAAGGCTTGTGATTTTTATTGGCAAACGACGTCTTGGTCACGAGGGCAGCAGGCTAAGTTCATAAGTATCCTGCAATACAGTCAGGATAGGACTTTGGCAGGTGTGTCTGTGGACTATAATGAGGTTCTAGACGGAAAGGGAGCATGGCGTAAGACCCCTGCAAGTTCTGGAAGCGGAACCCGTTCGTCAAGTTCAACTGCCCAACCCTCAAAGGAATCCACCAAGGAACCTTCAAAGAAATCCTCAAAGGCTACTCCAACCACTTATGTTGTAAAGCAAGGCGACACATTAAATGCCATAGCTGCGAAATTCGGAACAACCGTTCAAAAGTTGGTAAAGCTCAATGGAATAGAAAACCCCGACTTAATCTATGTCGGCCAGAAAATTAAGCTGAAAGCCACTAAAACTAGTTCATCAAAAGCAGGTTCCTCTGAGCCGAGCTATTATACCGTGAAAAAGGGAGACACCTTATCAAAGATCGCGGCGGAGTTTCATACAACCATAAAAGAGTTAATGGCTTTAAATTCGATACAGAACCCTGATTATATCCAAGCCGGTCAGAAGCTGAAGTTGCCTGGATCAAAGGCTAATACGGACTCTCCAAAGTATTATACGGTCGAAAAAGGGGACACTTTATCTGGAATCGCAGCAACGTACCATACAACCATTCAGCAATTAATGAGCTGGAATCACCTTCAAGATCCTGATCTAATCAAGGTGGGGGAGCGACTAAGGGTAAAATAA